CGAGCACCGGCGACAGAGCGACGCGTACCTCAGGATCACCGGGTGCCGGGAGAACAACCTGAAGAATATCGACGCGGCCATCCCCCTCGGCACCCTCACCGTCGTCACCGGCGTCTCGGGCTCGGGCAAGTCCACCCTCGTCTACGACACCCTGTACCCGGCCCTTGCGCGGGAGGTCTCGGGCTCGCGGGTCACGCCCGGCGCCTTCGCCACCCTTGCCTCGGACACCCCCGTGGACAAGGTGATCGTCATCGACCAGAGCCCCATCGGCAGGACGCCGCGGTCGAACCCGGCAACGTACACGAAGGTCTTCGACGAGATCAGGAAGGTCTTTGCGGAGACGAAGGAGGCGAAGGTGCGGGGCTACAAACCCGGCCGCTTCTCCTTCAACGTGAAGGGCGGGCGGTGCGAGGCCTGCCAGGGCGACGGCGTCATTAAGATCGAGATGAACTTCCTCCCTGACGTGTACGTGGAGTGCGACGAGTGCAAGGGGAAGCGCTTCAATGCCGAAACCCTTGAGGTGAAATACCGGGGGAAGTCCATCGCCGACGTCCTCGACATGACCGTCGAGGAGGCGACGGCGCTCTTCGAGAACATCCCGTCGATCAGGAACAGACTCGAAACTCTCTGCCGGGTCGGCCTCGGGTACATCAAACTCGGGCAGAGTTCGACGACCCTCTCGGGCGGCGAGGCCCAGCGGATCAAACTGACGCGCGAACTCTCGAAGAGAGGGACCGGCCGGACCGTCTACCTCCTAGACGAACCGACGACCGGTCTCCACTTCCATGACGTGAAAAAGCTCATCGGCGTCCTGGACGATCTTGTCGAGAAGGGGAACACCGTCGTGGTGATCGAGCACAATCTCGACGTGATCAAATGCGCCGACCACATCATCGACCTCGGCCCCGAGGGCGGGGACGCGGGCGGCAGGGTGATCGCCACAGGCACCCCCGAGGAGGTGGCAGGGGTGAAGGAGAGTTATACCGGGCAGTTCCTGGCCGGGATACTGAGATGATCGACCTCTCCGCCGTCCCCGAGGAACCGGGGTGCTACCTGTATCTGGACGCCGCGGGGACCGTGATCTACGTCGGCAAGGCGAAGAACCTGAAGAGACGGGTCTCCAGTTACTTCCAGAAGCACGGCCACGACGCCAAGACGCAGAAACTCGTCGAGCACATCGCCTCGGCCGACTTCATCGTCACCGGGAACGAGGTCGAGGCCCTGATCCTGGAGAACACCCTGATCAAGAGGCACCAGCCGAAGTACAACATCGACCTGAAGGACGCCAAGAACTATGCCTACATCCACCTTTCCGGTGATGCCTTCCCGCGGATCGGGATCGCACGCCGGGCAGGGGGCGACGGCGAGTACTTCGGCCCCTTCGTCTCGGCGCGGGAACGGGACTACGTGCTTTCGGTCGTGAAGAAGGCCTTCGGCCTGCGGTCGTGCCGGCGCCTCCCGAAGAGGCCCTGCCTCAGGTACCACATCGGCACCTGCCTGGCCCCCTGCATCAGGACGGTGACGGAGGAGGAGTACGCCGCACGGATCGACCGTGCGCGGGCAGTGCTCCGCGGCCAGGGGAAGGACCTCGTCGCCGCCATGGAGGCGGAGATGGCGGAAAGGTCGAAGGACCTCGCGTTCGAGCGGGCCCTTGAACTGCGGGACGAGATCGCGGCGGTCAGGCACCTCGCCGGGCGGCAGAGGGTGGAGCGCCGGAGAGACCACGACGAGGACATCATCACCTACCTGGAGAAGGACGGAAACCTCTACCTCCTCCTCTTCCATGTCGAGATGGGCACCCTCACCGGCAAGCAGGAATACGTCTTCGAGGACTCGGACGACGCCGTCGAGGAGTTCCTGGTCCAGTACTACGGCGAGCACGCCCCGCCGAAGGAGGTGGTCCTCCCCGCAGGCATCGGCGAACCTCTCGCCGACTACCTGGCGGGCCGCCGGGGCTCGAAGGTCGAGGTCACGGTGCCGCAGAAGGGTGACAAGAAGAAACTCCTCGACCTTGCGGAGAAGAACCTTGAGATCGCCTTCTTCGGCGACGCCATGAAAGTGGAGGCCCTCCAGAAGGCCCTGCACCTTCCAGACCCGCCGAATGTCATCGAGTGCTTCGACATCTCCCACCTGGCCGGCACGGCGATGGTCGGGTCGATGGTGCAGTTCCGGGGCGGGCGGCCCGACAAGAGGAACTACCGGCGCTTCAGGATCAGGACGGTCGAGGGGATCGACGACTTCGCTTCCATTGCCGAGGTGGTCGGCCGCCGGTACGCCCGCATCCGCAACGAGGGCGGGGAGTTCCCCGACCTGGTGATCGTCGACGGCGGGAAGGGGCAACTCGCCGCGGCCCTCGACGTGCTGAAGCGCCTCGGCACGCGCCTGCCGGTGATCGCGATCGCCAAACGTGAAGAGGAGATCTATGTGCCCGGTTTCCCCCACCCCCTGCCGATCCGGAAGGACGAGAAGGCCTCCCTCTTCGTGCAGGAGATCAGGGACGAGGCCCACCGCTTCGCGATCACCTACAACCGCCTGTTGCGGAGGAAGGAGATGAAAGGATGACCGAATTCAAACTGCACGCAGATTTTCAACCGGCAGGGTCGCAGCCCGATGCGATCCGGGGACTGACAGACGGACTTGCGGCGAGAGAACGCTTCCAGACCCTCCTCGGCGTCACCGGGTCGGGGAAGACCTTTACGGTCGCGAACGTCATCGAGGAGGCGCAGAAACCGACCCTGGTCATCGCCCACAACAAAACCCTGGCGGCGCAACTGTACCACGAGTTCTCGGGATTTTTCCCGGAGAACAGGGTGGAGTACTTCGTCTCGTACTACGACTACTACCAGCCGGAGTCGTACCTCCCGGCAAAGGACCAGTATATCGAGAAGGACGCCTCCATCAACCCGAAGATCGAGCAGATGCGCCTTGCCGCCACGGCCTCCGTGCTCTCGCGGCCAGACACCATCATCGTCGCCTCGGTCTCCTGCATCTACGGCCTCGGCAACCCGGCGAACTTCCAGGGCATGGGGTTCGAACTGAAGCGGGGGGAGAGGATGCGGCGGGCCGACCTTCTGGAGAGACTTGTCGACATCCTGTACGAGAGGAACGACCTCGAACTCGCCCCGGGGCGGTTCAGGGCGAAGGGCGACGTGATCGATATCGTCCCCGGCTATTTCAACGACATCATCAGGGTCGAACTCTTCGGCGACGAGGTCGACCGGATCTCTGAGATCGACCGGACGACCGGGCGGCGGAAGGAGACGATGGAGTATTTCTAT
This window of the Methanofollis ethanolicus genome carries:
- the uvrC gene encoding excinuclease ABC subunit UvrC produces the protein MIDLSAVPEEPGCYLYLDAAGTVIYVGKAKNLKRRVSSYFQKHGHDAKTQKLVEHIASADFIVTGNEVEALILENTLIKRHQPKYNIDLKDAKNYAYIHLSGDAFPRIGIARRAGGDGEYFGPFVSARERDYVLSVVKKAFGLRSCRRLPKRPCLRYHIGTCLAPCIRTVTEEEYAARIDRARAVLRGQGKDLVAAMEAEMAERSKDLAFERALELRDEIAAVRHLAGRQRVERRRDHDEDIITYLEKDGNLYLLLFHVEMGTLTGKQEYVFEDSDDAVEEFLVQYYGEHAPPKEVVLPAGIGEPLADYLAGRRGSKVEVTVPQKGDKKKLLDLAEKNLEIAFFGDAMKVEALQKALHLPDPPNVIECFDISHLAGTAMVGSMVQFRGGRPDKRNYRRFRIRTVEGIDDFASIAEVVGRRYARIRNEGGEFPDLVIVDGGKGQLAAALDVLKRLGTRLPVIAIAKREEEIYVPGFPHPLPIRKDEKASLFVQEIRDEAHRFAITYNRLLRRKEMKG